Proteins encoded within one genomic window of Bradyrhizobium sp. 186:
- a CDS encoding NUDIX hydrolase encodes MASVVQPTHPQLAVSAAIFRDRKVLLVRRARSPAKGFYSLPGGRVEFGESLHQALAREVEEETGLDIEIIGLAGWREVLPATGGAGHYLIMSFAARWVAREPVLNDELDDYRWVAPDALASLGGLKLTGGLEEVIESAARLIEA; translated from the coding sequence TTGGCCTCGGTCGTCCAGCCCACCCACCCTCAGCTCGCGGTCAGCGCCGCAATTTTCCGCGACCGCAAGGTGCTGCTGGTCCGCCGCGCCCGCTCGCCCGCAAAGGGGTTCTATTCGCTGCCGGGCGGACGGGTCGAGTTCGGCGAATCGCTCCACCAGGCCCTGGCGCGGGAAGTCGAGGAGGAAACCGGGCTCGATATCGAGATCATCGGCCTCGCCGGCTGGCGCGAGGTGCTGCCGGCCACGGGCGGAGCCGGCCACTACCTGATCATGTCCTTTGCCGCCCGCTGGGTGGCCCGGGAGCCGGTCCTCAACGATGAGCTCGACGATTACCGGTGGGTCGCCCCGGACGCGCTGGCGAGCCTCGGTGGCCTCAAGCTGACCGGAGGCCTGGAGGAGGTCATTGAATCGGCAGCTCGGCTGATCGAAGCCTAG
- a CDS encoding TIGR02301 family protein, which produces MSTRFLAIFALILACASVPARAQDVAAPFDGDLQRLAEILGGLHYLRGICGANEGNKWRSEMQALIDAETPAGERRTRMIAGFNRGYNGFQQTYRSCTPAATVAIRRYIEEGSKISRDLTARYAN; this is translated from the coding sequence ATGTCCACGCGATTTCTGGCCATTTTTGCCCTGATTCTCGCCTGCGCCTCCGTGCCCGCCCGGGCCCAGGACGTGGCGGCGCCGTTTGACGGCGATCTTCAGCGGCTGGCCGAGATCCTCGGCGGGCTGCATTATTTGCGCGGCATCTGCGGGGCCAATGAAGGCAACAAATGGCGCAGCGAGATGCAGGCGCTGATCGACGCCGAAACCCCCGCCGGCGAGCGCCGCACCCGCATGATCGCCGGCTTCAACCGCGGCTATAACGGCTTTCAGCAGACCTACCGGAGCTGCACGCCGGCGGCGACCGTCGCGATCCGTCGCTACATCGAGGAAGGCTCCAAGATCTCACGCGACCTCACAGCGCGCTACGCGAACTGA
- a CDS encoding SOS response-associated peptidase — protein MCGRFVITSAPAALRQLFGYIEQPNFPPRYNVAPTQPIPVVLVENGARHFRLMRWGLLPTWVKDPRGFTLLINARSETVLEKPAFKKAIRRRRGLIPADGYYEWKAVDGRKQPFFIHCADGEPLGFAALFETWVGPNGEELDTVAIVTAAAGEDLAALHDRVPVTISPRDFERWLDSRGNEVDAVLPLMAAPRIGEFAWHPVSTRVNRVVNDDEQLLLPISAEEMEAEVPKKKMVRKAAAGSADDGQGSLF, from the coding sequence ATGTGCGGACGCTTCGTCATAACTTCGGCCCCCGCGGCTTTGCGGCAACTGTTCGGCTATATCGAGCAGCCGAACTTCCCGCCGCGGTACAATGTGGCGCCGACGCAACCGATTCCGGTCGTGCTGGTCGAGAACGGCGCGCGGCATTTTCGCCTGATGCGCTGGGGCCTGCTGCCGACCTGGGTCAAGGATCCCCGCGGGTTTACATTGCTGATCAACGCCCGCTCGGAGACGGTGCTGGAGAAGCCCGCATTCAAGAAGGCGATTCGCCGCCGTCGCGGCCTGATCCCGGCCGACGGCTATTACGAATGGAAGGCGGTCGACGGCCGCAAGCAGCCCTTCTTCATCCATTGCGCCGACGGCGAGCCGCTTGGTTTCGCCGCATTGTTCGAGACCTGGGTCGGACCGAACGGCGAGGAGCTCGACACGGTCGCAATCGTCACGGCGGCGGCGGGCGAGGATCTCGCTGCGCTGCATGACCGCGTGCCCGTCACCATCAGCCCGCGCGATTTCGAGCGCTGGCTCGATTCCCGCGGCAACGAGGTCGATGCCGTGCTGCCGCTGATGGCCGCCCCGCGCATCGGCGAGTTCGCCTGGCACCCGGTCTCCACCCGCGTCAACCGCGTCGTCAATGACGATGAGCAGCTGTTGCTGCCGATCAGCGCGGAGGAAATGGAGGCGGAGGTGCCGAAGAAGAAGATGGTGCGGAAGGCGGCGGCTGGATCGGCGGATGACGGGCAGGGGTCGTTGTTTTAG
- a CDS encoding sulfurtransferase, with protein MTTRTSLVSTEQLAAMLGDPLLRLYDCTTYTEPVLDLQGEFSDTSARQLFMMPGVAQLEAAFGRYGLDASRTIVLYSIGTMMWATRFWWMLRSLGLDAQVLDGGFDKWKSEGRPVETGAPKGYPATTFNAAQRAGFFVDKNTVMARIGDPATVIVNALGPQFHRGLEPSRYGRPGRIPGSVNVPAATLVDGADKTLTSLADAEAKFAAQGITRDKNVICYCGGGISATIDLFLLTQLGFDKLTLYDASMGEWARETALPIETD; from the coding sequence ATGACCACGCGGACATCTCTTGTCTCCACCGAACAGCTCGCCGCCATGCTCGGCGATCCGCTTTTGCGCCTCTACGATTGCACGACGTATACCGAGCCGGTGCTCGACCTGCAAGGCGAGTTCTCCGACACCTCCGCGCGACAGCTCTTCATGATGCCTGGTGTCGCCCAGCTCGAAGCCGCCTTCGGCCGCTACGGCCTCGATGCGTCGAGGACCATCGTGCTCTACAGCATCGGCACGATGATGTGGGCGACGCGGTTCTGGTGGATGCTACGCTCGCTCGGCCTCGATGCGCAGGTGCTCGACGGCGGTTTCGACAAATGGAAGTCCGAGGGACGGCCGGTCGAAACGGGCGCACCGAAGGGATATCCGGCCACGACCTTCAACGCCGCGCAGCGTGCGGGTTTCTTCGTCGACAAGAACACGGTCATGGCGCGGATCGGCGATCCCGCGACCGTGATCGTCAACGCGCTCGGGCCGCAGTTTCATCGCGGCCTCGAGCCGAGCCGCTACGGACGGCCCGGCCGCATTCCCGGCAGCGTCAACGTTCCCGCCGCAACGCTCGTCGATGGCGCCGACAAGACGCTGACATCGCTTGCCGATGCGGAAGCGAAATTCGCCGCCCAGGGCATCACGCGCGACAAGAACGTGATCTGCTATTGCGGCGGCGGCATCTCGGCGACGATCGATTTGTTCCTGTTGACGCAGCTCGGATTCGACAAGCTCACGCTCTACGACGCCTCGATGGGCGAATGGGCCAGGGAGACGGCTCTGCCGATCGAGACCGACTAG